The Christiangramia flava JLT2011 region TAAAGATGCCAGCCAGTTGAGCGCTCAGGAAGCAGCGGCGATTGCGGCCATACTTCCCAATCCCAGGGAATACCGTGCGAACCCCGCAAGTAACTATATACAGGGACGGAAGAACTGGATCGTACGCCAGATGTGGAACTACGGAAAATTTAAGCTGGATTGATGGGCATACGCGAAGAACTGATCAGGATTTGCAGGGAAAAGATCGATGAGAAAGTAGCTTCTCTGAAAAAGTCTATGGACGGGCTCAAGGAAGATCTTGAGAACGAATCCAAGAGCAGCGCGGGCGATAAGTATGAAACCAGCCGGGAAATGATCAATATCGAATGGAACAAACTGAGCCAGCAACTGGTGGAATTTGAAAAGCAGTTAAAAACCCTCAACCGGGTCCAGCATCTGGAACCTAAAGAAACCGTGCAGCTTGGTGCTATCGTAGATACTGGTAAAGCACGCTATTTCATCTCGGTGCCGGCCGGTGAGATCTACCTGGATCACCAGCGTTATTATGCCATTGGGGTTCATTCACCCATCGCCCAGGCCATGCTGGGCAAGAAAAAAGGAGAGTTTTTCAGTTTCCGGGAAACGTCCACAAAAATTAACAGTATCGCCTAAAAATTCTTCATACAAGCTGTGCAGAAATTTGCTACTATTACGCACTTTTTTGTAGGGTATGAAACATTCATTTTTACTGCTATTATTTTTCAGCAGTCTGTGTCAGGCACAGTTCCAGTTCGGCCTCAAGGCAGGTTTGAACAGCGCTGATATTCGTTACAATATTGAAAATTATAATCCA contains the following coding sequences:
- a CDS encoding transcription elongation factor, yielding MGIREELIRICREKIDEKVASLKKSMDGLKEDLENESKSSAGDKYETSREMINIEWNKLSQQLVEFEKQLKTLNRVQHLEPKETVQLGAIVDTGKARYFISVPAGEIYLDHQRYYAIGVHSPIAQAMLGKKKGEFFSFRETSTKINSIA